One window from the genome of Diceros bicornis minor isolate mBicDic1 chromosome 1, mDicBic1.mat.cur, whole genome shotgun sequence encodes:
- the SCGB3A2 gene encoding secretoglobin family 3A member 2 produces MKLVTVLLLATISICSYSATAFLINRLPVPVNDVLPLPVDNILPFKDPLKLLLNTLGISVEHLVEGLRKCVNELGPEASEAVKKLLEALSYLV; encoded by the exons ATGAAGCTGGTAACTGTGCTCCTGCTGGCGACCATCAGCATTTGCAGTTACTCTG CTACCGCCTTCCTCATCAACCGTTTGCCAGTTCCTGTCAATGATGTCTTACCTTTACCTGTGGACAACATTCTCCCCTTCAAGGATCCATTAAAGCTTCTTCTGAATACTCTGGGCATTTCTGTTGAGCATCTTGTGGAAGGGCTAAGGAAGTGTGTGAATGAGCTGGGACCAGAGGCCTCTGAGGCTGTGAAGAAACTGCTG GAAGCCCTGTCATATTTGGTGTGA